A segment of the Bacteroidia bacterium genome:
ATATGATGGGAATTATTTTTGATAACCATCCTGACCTACGTCGAATGTTTCTACCTGAGGACTTTACGTATTATCCTTTGCGAAAAGAATTTCCTTTAATTGGTGTGCCAGGAAGCATCCCTTTGCCTGAAAAAGATCCACCCAAACCTTACAAGTAAAATAATGTTAAACTATTTAATTCAATTAGCCTATGAGTGAAAGAAAAACTTGTTACTCTCGTGAAGAGTTAGAAGTATTCAAAAAAATTATCTTGCGTAAGTTAGACTCTGCTCGCGAAGAGCTCAAGATTTATCAGGAGATTTTATCCCGAGAATTAGATTCAGCTTCCGACGGAACGCCCTATTCTGCCCATATTGCTGATGTGGGCAGCGATGCTATGGAAAAAGAAAAAGCAAATTTAATTGTATCTCGCCAAGCCAAGTTTATCAGCCATTTAGAAGCAGCACTCAAACGGATTGAAAAAGGTACCTATGGCATAAATAAAGATTGCAAAGATGAACCTAAAATGCTATGCGATACCTGCCCACTGATACAAAAGGAACGACTAATGATTGTACCTCATACTCAAACTTGCGTACAGATGAAAAAGCTTCAAAAAGATTAAATCCAAGCTCTACCTATTTAATGCGTGAGAGTTTATTTGCTTGTAAAATTTTAAATCATTTCACCGTATTTTTCTTAACTTTGCTTATCCTTTTTTCGTTTTAATCTTGTGTATAAGCGCGTATTTTGGGGGATAAAGCACGGAACCGTCATAACAACGGTATTCCTGCTTTTTATGTTAGGCGCTATACAAACTGAACATGTTCAAAATGTGTTTGCTCGTATTGGTGCGGAGTACCTTTCTCATAAATTAGGCACACCTGTCTGCATAGGGCGTGTACGTATTATTTTGTTTGATAAAATTTTGTTGGAAAATGTACAGGTATTAGACAGACAAAGAGACACTCTTTTTGCAGTACAAAAGGTTGAACTCTCGGATATTGGTCTGAACTTGGTTCAGCAACGCATTTTTGTACGCCACTCTGAAATTATTTCCCCTACTATACATATCTACCGAAGACTAAAAGACTCAACATGGAATTACCAATACATACTTGATGCTTTCGCTAGTACCGATACAAGTTCTAAAAATTCAAGTTCAGCTTGGGCGCTTGTTTTTACTGATGCCAAAATACGCAACCTACGCTTTTTGTACGCCGATTCTACTACTCTTAAACACCCTCCTATACCTGTTTATCTTGCTTTTGATAATCTCAACCTTCAAAATGCAGACGTGGATTTTTCCT
Coding sequences within it:
- a CDS encoding TraR/DksA family transcriptional regulator, coding for MSERKTCYSREELEVFKKIILRKLDSAREELKIYQEILSRELDSASDGTPYSAHIADVGSDAMEKEKANLIVSRQAKFISHLEAALKRIEKGTYGINKDCKDEPKMLCDTCPLIQKERLMIVPHTQTCVQMKKLQKD